CGGTAAGCTGCACGCGGTCGCCATAAGCAAAGGGGCCGGAATAAGCCATGTCTCAAGACTCCTCGAGGTTGCGGTTACTATCCCACCAAGTATGCCTCAAGTGCCTGCGCGAGCCATACTTGGTCCCGCTCGCCCACCATTTCACGCGCCGAGTGCATGGACAGCATGGGCACGCCCACATCCACAGTATCGATGCCCAAACGCGTCGCCGTAATGGGACCAATGGTCGAGCCACAGGGCACATCATTATTGCCCACAAACCGCTGCGCCGGCACGCCTGCCTTCTCGCATGCTGCTTCCCATAACGCCACCGTGGTGGCATCGGAGGCATAACGCTGGTTGCCGTTGATCTTGGTCACCGGGCCCTTGCCGATGATCGGGTGGTGCGTGGGATCGTGCTTGCCCACGTAGTTTGGGTGCACCGAATGCGCGGCATCGGCCGAGACACAGCTCGAGCGGGAGAACATCTGGAAGCGTTCCTCCTCATTGGCCCCCAGCGCCCGCGCCGTGCGGGTCAGCACATCCGCCAGGATGGGACCGCCCGCGCCGTACCGCGAGCTGGAGCCTACCTCTTCGTGGTCAAAGGCCATCATGACCAAGATGTCCTTGCCCTGATATTCCTCGGCGGCCTTCTTCATCGCTGCCAACGAGGCATGTACGGAAGAAAGGTTATCCATGCGTCCTGCCGCGATGAACTGCTCGCCCGCTCCAAAGACTTCGCCGCGAGCGGCATCGGCCGTAATCAGGTTGAAGGAAGCAATATCCTGCTTGGCGACGCCCACCTTCTCCCCCACTACCTGCAATATGGACGCCTCCGGGTCACCCACACTCAAAACCGGCTGCATGTTGTGCTGGCGATCCGGCTTGAACTCGTCCTTGCGGTAGAGGTGAATTGCCAGGGACGGAAGGCGCAGTACCGGGCCAGTATTGACTAGGTGCCGCGTGCCGTCCCTGGTGACAATCTGCCCGGCCACGGTCAGCTCCCGGTCAAACCAGGTATGCAGCAGCGCACCGCCATAGATCTCCACTGCCACCTGCTGCCAGCCGGCTGCGGAAAAGTCCGGCGTGGGCTTAAGAACCAAGCCCGGCGAGTCCGTATGCGACCCCACGATGCGGAAACCAGAATTCTTATCCGCGCCCTCTGGCACGTACCACGCCGCTACCGCGCCGCCGCGCACCATGACGTGGCCGCCAGGCGCAGCGGACCACTGCGTTCCCTCATCCTGTACCTCAAATCCCGCCTCGCGCAGCTGGCGGGATACCTCATCGGAAGCGTGGTACGAAGAAGGAGAAGCAGCAATGAAATCTAGGAAACCTGCGGTATAACTCATACCTTCTAGCTTGCCACGAATCGCGCGGCGATAGGCTAGATACACCATGGCTACTTCATCTACACCCCGCCCACTCGCCTTGTCGCCCTCGCGCGCCTCCGACTATAAGCAGTGCCCGCTGCTCTATCGCTTCCGCGCCATTGACAAGTTGCCCGAGCCCAAGACCATCGCGCAGGTCAAAGGAACCCTCGTGCACGCAGTCCTGGAAGAAATGCACAAGCTACCCCGCGACGAGCGCACCTATCCTGCCGCGGTGAAGATGATTAAGCCCTCCTGGGCAGAGATGACCGCCAAAGACGAGGAACTTGTAGAGCTCGTGCCAGAAGAAGACACCTACGACTTCTTCGTCGCTGCCAGGGAACTGCTCAAAGGATATTTCCAGATGGAAAACCCACAAGGCTTTGATTGCCAAGAAACCGAGATGTACGTCAACACGGTCCTGCCCAATGGCGTCCCCGTCCGTGGCTTCATCGACCGCGTGGACCGCGCCCCAACCGGCGAGGTCCGAGTCGTGGATTATAAGACCGGCAAGAAGCCACTTCCCCGCTATTCCCAGGATGCACAGTTCCAGATGCGCTTTTATGCGCTGGTCTACTGGCGCATTCTAGGCACCATTCCCCACCAGTTGCGCCTGATGTACCTCAAGGTGTTGGACTCGATGTTTCTTATGCCTAACCGAGAGGAGCTCGAATACTTCGAGCGCGATCTCGGCGAGCTGTGGGCCAAAATTGAGGCCGATGGGCGCGCCGGGGACTTCCGTCCGAAGCCATCCAAGCTCTGCGGCTGGTGCGCCCACCAGGATCTCTGCCCGGAGTTTGGCGGCACTCCGCCGCAGTACCCGGGCTGGCCGGGTTCCGCGGCGGATACAAAGGACTAGCGCCGCACCAGCCTAGAAGAGGCCCGAAATAGTGCCCTGCTTATCGACGTCGATATTATTGGCCGCCGGCTTCTTCGGCAGCCCCGGCATCGTCATGACGTTGCCTGTGAGCACGACGATAAATCCCGAACCGGTACGCGGCAGCAATTCGCGCACGTGCAGCGTATGGCCTTCCGGCGCCCCCAGGGCGGAGGCATCGTCGCTGAAGGAGTACTGCGTCTTGGAGATGACCACGGGCAGCTTGTCCCAGCCATTGTCCTGGATGTACTTAAGATCCTTGAGCGCCTTTGCCCCGTATTCCACACGGTCTGCGCGATAGATCTCGCGCGCGATGGTCTCGATGGAAGCCTCGATTCCCGCCTGCGGATCGTAGAGCTGCTTGGCGCCGCCCTGCAGGTTCTCCAGCAAAGTCTCTGCCAGCGTGGTAGCGCCCGCGCCGCCCTCGGACCATACATTGGCTTCCTCCAAGGCCACTCCGAAGTCTTCGGCCCACTGCCGCATGAACTCGCGTTCTGCTTCGGTATCGGACCAGAAGAGGTTGAGCGCTACAACTGGCTTGATCCCGAACTTGCGCAGGTTTTCTACGTGTCGCTCTAGGTTGACTATGCCCGCCTTGAGGGCATCCAGGTTTTCCTCGGTGAGCTTATCCTTGGCCACACCGCCGTTGTATTTCTGCGAGCGGATGGTGGCAACGACCACGGCGCCAGCAACATCTAGGTCGCCAAAGCGCGCCTTGATGTCGACGAACTTTTCTCCGCCTAGGTCGGAACCGAACCCAGCCTCGCTTAAGACGATATCGCCGAATTGCAGTGCGGTGTGGGTTGCCAGCAGGGAGTTGCAGCCGTGCGCAATATTGGCGAATGGCCCACCGTGCACCAAGGCCGGCACGCCGCCAAGGGTCTGTACAAGGTTGGGGTTGAGGGCATCACGCATGAGCGCTGTGAGCGCACCTTCCGCATTCAAATCACGCGCAGTAACAGGGCGCTGATCATAAGTGAAGCCGATGGTGATATCGCCGAGGCGCTTCTTTAGGTCCTCGAGGTTCGTGGCCAAGCACAAGATGGCCATGATTTCGGAGGCCGCGGTAATGGTGAAACCGGTTTCTGCAGGCACACCGTGAGCTGGCCCGCCCAGACCGGTCACCACGTTGCGCAGGGCACGGTCGTTGACGTCCATGCACCGCTGCCATGTCACGCGCCGCGGGTCGATGCCCAGGGCGTTGCCTTGGTGGATGTGGTTATCAATGATGGCGGCCAGGGTGTTGGTTGCAGAGGTAATGGCATGAAAATCGCCGGTGAAGTGAAGATTGATGTCCTCCATGGGGACAATCTGTGCATAGCCGCCGCCAGCCGCGCCGCCCTTAATACCCATCACTGGTCCTTGGGAGGGCTCGCGCAGGGCAACGATGGCCTTCTTGCCCAACTGATCTAGGGCGTCGGTAAGGCCGATGAGTACGGTGGACTTGCCCTCGCCGGCAGGTGTGGGCGATACGCCGGTGACAAGCACCAGCTTGCCCTGGTTTTCCTTGGAATAGTCCACCTTGGTGATATCTACCTTGGCTTTGGTGGTGCCGTAGGGAATCACGGCGTCGGCAGGAATGCCCGCCTTGGCCGCAATCTCCGCGATTGGCTGGACGTGGTGGGCTTGGGCAATTTCAACATCGGATGGCTGAGTAGTCATGTTCTTAGCCTACCGAGCTCGCAAGTTAAATAACCCGCATTTTTCCAAGAAAGTGAAGTGAATCAATTTGCCCGTCCTTGCTGCGATCCAAGAAGGCGCCCTACAGGGCGCCTTGTGGGTGGACTCGGTGGCTTTCTTTTAAAGGATGACCAGGCCGAATGCGTAGCCCAAGAGGACAGAAACCACGATGCTGACCGTGCCTGGGATAAGGAATGGGTGGTTGAATACAGCCTTGCCGATTCGAGTCGAGCCGGTATCGTCCATCTCCACCGCTGCCAGCAGCGTTGGGTAGGTCGGCAGGATAAATAGTGCCGAGACGGCTGGGAAAGCAGCGACTGCGGTAAGGGGGCTTACGCCCAGAGCCAGGGCTGCTGGCATCAGGGCCTTGGTCGTAGCGGCCTGCGAGTACAGCAGCGCTGCGGCGAAGAACAAGACCACCGCGAGCAGCCACGGCGAGGACTCAATAACGCTGCCAGCCATGGACTGAATATCGTCCATGTAGTGGTTAATAAGGCTAGTACCCAACCAAGCAACGCCGAGCACACAAATACATGCGGACATACCGGACTTAAATACCGGGGTATTGAGAACATCCCCCGCCGGGATCTTCGTCATCATGACGATGATGGTGGCCGCGGTGAGCATAACCGTCATAATGGCCTCATTACGTGGCAGGGTTGGTTCGGCGATGAGCCCGACCTGCTCCGAGGTCAGCGTGGCCCATGCCATCACGATGACGATGGCTACCAGGAAAACCAGAACAGAGGCCTTGGCGCCCTTCTGCGGCTGGAAGTTTTCAGCGCCAAGTGGCTCCTTAACCAGGCCTTGCGCCTTGCGCTCCTGGTACACCGGGTCATCTTCCAGCTCCTTGCCAAACTTATTAGCAATCCACGCAGCTGGGAAAATAGAAAGGAACGTTGCCGGAATGACGACCGCCAGTACCTGCAAATAGCCCGCTCCGGCCGGCTCCAACAGGCTGGCTAGGAGAACCACTGCGGCAGAAATAGGCGAGGCACAAATTGCCATCTGGGAGGCAACTACCGCAATGGAAAGCGGGCGTGAGGGGCGAACCTTGCCTTCTTTAGCTACCTCAACAATGACCGGCAGCGTGGAAAACGCAGTGTGGCCGGTACCGGCCAGCACCGTCATCAACCACGTAACGATGGGCGCGTAGAACGTAATCCGCTTCGGGTTCTTGCGCAGAAACTTTTCTGCGATGTGCACCAGGTAGTCCATGCCACCAGCCCGCTGCATTGCGGCAATGGCGGCAATAACGGTCATGATGATACCGATGACGTCGAACGGGATGTCTTCCCTAGTAATGGGGACACCGGTGAGACCAAGGGCCAACACACCGAGGCCGCCGGCCATGCCGATACCAATTGAACCAATCCTCGCGCCCAAGAAAATGGCGGCGAGAACGATGACTATATGAACAATAACCATGGACATACTCCATACGCTCTGTATGCAAACTAAGGGCACGCATCTCCACACAGAGTGCATGCCGTCCTCAACATCTTCTATTTTGCACCTGTCACGTCGATTTATTCACTCGAATTGTCCGTTTGTGTTGATTCCCACATGTATTATGCGTCTCGCTATAAGATGGTCGGTATCCTTCTCCGCATTCGCCCAGCACAGGGACGTAAAAGGAAACTAGCTACCGCCAATTCCATGCAGTCAAAAGACCCCCACAGCCTTCGCCAGTTTTCCTTCTCATGAAGTGAAAGTGGCAAAGACCGCGGGGGCCTAAGATGCGGGGCGCTATGCCCTACTGCTTCTCAAAAGCCGCGACTTTAGTCCTCGTCGATGAAGAGCTGACCGCGGAACTCTGGGTGCATGAGGTTTTCAACGGACAGAACCTTGTTCAAGGTTGCTTCATCCAGCAGGCCCTTCTCCAGGACGAGTTCCTTGACGCCCTTGCCGGTCTCCAGGGACTCCTTGGCAATCAGGTCACCGTTGTGGTGGCCGATGAACGGGTTGAGGTAGGTGACGATACCGATGGAGTTTTCCACGTAGGCACGGCAGACATCCGGGTTGGCGGTGATTCCGGTGACGCACTTTTCCTGCAGGGCATCGACGGCGTTGCCCATGATGCGAATGGACTGGAACAGTGCCTCGCCGATGACCGGCTCCATGACGTTGAGCTGCAGCTGGCCAGCCTCAGCGGCCATGGTGACGACGTGGTCATTGCCGAAGATCTTGAAGCAGGTCTGGTTCACAACCTCCGGGATAACCGGGTTGACCTTACCCGGCATGATGGAGGAGCCGGCCTGACGGGCAGGCAGGTTGATTTCAGCCAGGCCAGCGCGTGGGCCGGAAGACAGCAGGCGCAGGTCATTACAGATCTTGGCGAGCTTCATCGCCGCGCGCTTGATGGTGGCGTGCAGCAGCACGTAAGCGCCACAGTCAGAGGTTGCCTCAATGAGATCGCGGGCGGTCTTCATCTCCAGGCCGGTGACCTCAGACAGAGCTGCGGTGACCTGGTGGCGGTAGCCGGCCGGGGTGTTCACGCCGGTGCCGATTGCGGTTGCGCCCAAGTTGATCTCGAGCAGGCGGCGCTGTGCATCGCGCAGCAATGCCTGCTCCTCGTTCAGGTTATTGGCAAAGCCCTTGAACTCATCACCCAAGGTCATCGGAACTGCATCCTGGAGCTGAGTACGACCCATCTTCAGGATGTCCTGGAACTCATTGCCCTTGACCTGGAATGCGGCACGAAGGCCATCCATGCGCTCAATGAGGTGATCAACTGCTGCGTGCAGGCCCAAGCGGAAGCCGGTCGGGTAAGCATCGTTGGTGGACTGGGACATGTTCACATCATCATTCGGGTTGATGATGTCATAGGAGCCCTTCTCCTCACCGAGGTACTCCAGCGCGAGGTTGGCAACAACCTCGTTGGTGTTCATGTTCAGCGAGGTACCAGCGCCACCCTGGAAAACGTCCAGCGGGAACTGATCCATGCAGCGGCCCTCTTCCAGGATCTGGTCGCAGGCCCAGATGATGGCTTCAGCCTTCTTCTTGGGCAGTACGTGCAGGCGGCGGTTTGCCATGGCGGCCGCCTTCTTGACCTGGACCATTCCGCGAATGAAGTGCGGGATGGTGTTGATGGTCACGTAAGAGATCTGGAAGTTCTCCATGGCGCGTACGGTGTGCACACCGTAGTAAGCGTCAGCGGGAACTTCCAAAGAGCCAAGAAGGTCGGTCTCGGTGCGAGTCTTCTTGCTGGAGTTCTTAGGTGCCTTTTGTTCGGCCACCTTCTGCTGTGCGGCGTGAGTGGAAGTGTCAGCTTCCTTCTTCTTCACGTCCTTTGCTGCAGACTTGGTGTCCTTTTCTTCTTTCTTAGAGGACTTTGCCATGATGGCTCGGCTCCTTTGCCTGTCGAGACTTATATTCGAATGAGTAACCTCAAGCGCTAATGTTAGCCACGACTGAATCTATTTGGGCCGACCCAGAGAAATTGCTCCCCCTAAAAGCGGGCGATGCGCAAATCGGAAGCCAAAATTGCTTCCGCTCCAAGTTGGGAAAGTCGGTCCATGACTTGGTTAGCTTGCTTCTTCGGAACCATCGCTCGCACTGCCACCCAGTCCTCACGGGCCAAAGGCGACACCGTAGGACCGGTCAATCCTGGAGTAATACCAGCGGCTGCATCGAGGTTGGATTGAGCGATGTTGTAGTCGATCATCAGATAGGTGCGAGCGTGCAGAATTCCCTGAATGCGGTCGAGCACTACCTGCTCTTCCTCAGTGACCTCTACCCCCGTGCGCTTAATGACTACCGCCTCGGATTCAATGATCGGCTCCCCGAATGGTGCTAACCCTTGCTGGCGCAAAGTAGTACCAGTTGACACGACATCAGCAATAACATCGGCAACCCCTAGCCGGATGGAGATCTCTACGGCGCCGTCCAATCGAATAACATCGGCCTCAATCCCATGTGCGGCGAGGCTTGCGCGGACAAGATTGGGGTACGACGTCGCGATCCGCCGCCCAGCTAGTTGAGAGATATCCCACTCCTCCCCCTGCGGGGCTGCGTACCGGAACGTGGACCCACCAAAGCCTAAAGGCAGCACTTCATCAAAGTTCGCTTTAGAGTCAAGCGCCAAGTCCCGGCCCGTAATGCCTAGGTCTAAGACGCCGCGGGCAACATAGATGGCGATGTCTTTTGGTCGCAGGAAAAAGAACTCAACTCCGTTATCGGAATCCACTACGTTGAGCGCCTTGGAATGCCCGCGGCCCTTATAACCGGCCTCTGTAAGGATCTCCACGGCAGCTTCTGACAACGTGCCCTTATTCGGTACAGCAATCTTGATCATGCGGATCCTTCCATCCTGTGGGGTGTTGCCTAGAGGTACTTATAAAGGTCTTCAGGGGTAAGTCCGCGCTTAAGCATCATGACCTGAGTCCAATAAAGCAGCTGGGACATCTCTTCCGCCAGCTCATCGTCGGACTGATATTCGGCGGCGATCCATACTTCCCCGGCTTCTTCGATGATCTTTTTACCGATGAAATGCTCGCCTTTATCTAGCGCGGCAACGGTGTCAGAACCAGCTGGACGCTGGTCGGCCTTCTCGGCTAATTCGGCAAAAAGAGTCTCAAAGTTCTTCACGTCTACCTATGGTTCCACAGGTAGTTAGAGGATGTAGGGGAACTCTAAATTTCTATTGCCGCACCGAAATCTTAGCGAACCACTCATATACGTCGGTGGCCTTAGCCCCAGCGAGATGCCGCGAATCGCGGAGGCGAGAAATTTCGGTGATCTCTGGCGCTATCTCAACCTGGTTATCTTCTGGCAGCCCGATCACCGCACAGCCGGCATCGACTGCGGCGCGCATGCCGGTTGCGGAATCTTCGAAAACTAAGCACTCTGCGGGATCTGCTCCGATGCGGCGGGCGGCTTCGCGGTACATATCCGGTGCTGGTTTGCCGGCAGGAACCTCATCCCCGCAGATAGTATCGACGAAATACTGCCGCCCCAACGCAGTGATAGCAGCATCGGCAACATTACGTTCGGTATTCGTCGTGACCATCATGGGCACCCCATCCGCTTTCAGCTCCTGGAGCAAGGCAGGAATTCCCGGAAAGATCTCCAACTTGCGAGCAAAAAGACCCTTGACATAGTCAAACATCTGGGTGCGGTAACGCTCGCTGTCACCGGGTTGCAGCGTCACTCCCGCATTATCCGCGCAGATTCCCAAGGTGGTATCAAAGGTCGCGCCCACAGTAGCCAGGCGCTGGGTGGGAGTGAGCCGTTTGCCCAGCAGTTCTGAAAGATAAAACGTTGCCTCCGCCCAGAGGGGCTCCGAATTGGTGAGGGTGCCATCCATATCCCAGAAGATGGCGGCGGGCTTAGTCCGGCTGGAAGCGGCGGTGGAGTTCGACACGGGAATAAAGCTAGCTTTCTCTATCAGGAAAAGTGGCACCGTCCACGTTGGAGGCACACGGCGGTGAGCGCTAGGCTGCGCGGATGGCGCAAACTAGCACTCACTAATGCGGAAGGAAAGGACCTAGAAGTCCAGTTCCGGAATCTGCGACAGGGCTTCGTCGTCTGCTCCGGTGGCCGCGCTGGCGTTATAGATAAGCTCAGAGAGCTCTTCCTTTTCCTCTGGCTCGAGAACGGCATCGTGCTGAGCGCGATTAAAATCTGCCAACTTACGAACGGTCTTGGACAAGACGGTGACCAACTGTGGTCCGTCTGGATCGTCCGGAAGAGCATCCAGCCCATCGAGCATCTGCTCAAGGTGGCCGCGCAGCTCTGGGAGGACGTTGGCGTCAAACGGTGCCTCCCAGAACTCCTTTTCCTCTTCCTTGAGGTAATCGCCGGTGGCGAAGGACTTCAGGTCACTAATGAACTCATCTACGGTGGGCTGGAAATCGGCGCGAATGCTCATGCTGTAGATACTGCCCTATCTTGCCTAAGCCTGCACGCCGAGGAGCGAATTTAGTGCGGTGCGAACCAAATCGGCCGCGCCGTCCTCGTCCGTGCCACGGTCGGCCTCTGCCCACTCATCCACGGCAGCGAGCGCGGCCGGGGTATCAAGGTCGTTCGCGATTGCGGCACGCAGCTTGGCGACGACCCCTTCGGCTCCTGCCATGCTTCCCGGCTGCGCCAGGGCCTCCCGCCATGCGGCGAGGCGGCGCTTAGCGGCGTCGAGCGCCTCGTCGGACCAGTCGCGCTCGTCGCGGTAATGGCCTGCGAAGACGCCCAAGCGGATAGCGGAGGGATCTTCACCCGCTCCTACGAGCTTGTGGACGAAGACGAGGTTGCCCAAGGACTTAGACATCTTGACCCCGTCGAGGCCGATCATGCCGGTATGCACGTAGAACTGTGCCATGCGCTCAACGTTGAGGGCGGCCTCGGCGTGGGCAGCGGAAAACTCATGATGTGGGAACTTCAGGTCGCTGCCGCCACCCTGGATATCAAAGGTTGATCCCAAGCGGTTGGTAGCGATGGCGGAACATTCAATATGCCAACCCGGGCGACCAGGCCCAAAGGGCGAATCCCATGCCGGCTCGCCCTCGCGGTGGGCACGCCAGATGAGTGCGTCGAGCGGATTCTTCTTCCCTGGGCGGTCGGGGTCGCCGCCGCGCTCGGCAAAGAAGGTGCGCATCTCTTCGGCAGAGTAATTGGACTCATAACCAAAGCGCTCGGTGGCCTCGATGGAGGCGTAGATATCTGGGTGCTCAGGGTCGTCTACGACGTAGGCCGCCCCGACATCAAGCAGCTTTTGCACCATCTCCACGACCTCATCGACGGCTTCCATGGCGCCGATATAGTCCTGCGGCGGGAAAACGGAGAGCAGCTCCATATCGGAACGGAAGAGATCAATTTGAGAAGTGCCGAGCTCACGCCAATCTACACCGTCGCGTTCAGCACGTTCGAATAGCGGATCATCGACGTCGGTGATGTTTTGGACGTAGTGAACCTTCTTCCCGGCATCCAGGAATGCACGGTAGATGAGGTCAAAGGTCAGGTACGTGGCGGCATGGCCCAAGTGGGTGGAGTCATAGGGCGTGATGCCACACACGTACATGGTGGCGGTATCCCCTGCGACCTCTACGGGAGCGATGGTTTGGTTCGCGGAATCGTACAAGCGCAGCTGTGCCGCATCACCTGGCACAGGGCGGAAGGAAGGTGTTGGCCAAGAATGCATAGCCACCATACTAACGCGGCGTGCCTTAGAGCGGCTGCAGGACTCCCAATGCCAGGAGGATCATGACGAGCACGCCGACCGGGATGCGGTAAGCGGCAAACCAAGAGAAGGAGTGGTTACCCACAAACTTCAGCAGCCACGCAATGGAGGCGTAGCCCAGTACAAAGGCGATGCCAGTGCCGACCAGAAGCTGCAGGCCGGAGGCGGCTTGGCCTGATTCGGGAGAAAAGGCGTCGGGAAGCGAGAAAAGGCCCGAAGCCAGCACGGCTGGAATGGCGAGCAAGAAGCTAAAGCGAGTGGCCACCTCGCGGTCCAGCCCCAGGAATAGACCACCGGAAATGGTGCCGCCGGAGCGGGAAACGCCCGGAATGAGCGCCAAGCATTGGCACAGGCCCATAATAATGGCGTCTTTCATGGTCAACTGGTCAAAACCGCGTTCCTTCTTGCCCACTTTTTCTGCGGCGATGAAGACGAAGGAAAAGAGGATGAGCATAGCGGCGGTGATCCACAGGTTGCGCAGGGCGCCGCGGATAGCGTCCTCGAATGCGAAGCCGATGATGCCGATGGGAATGGAACCCACGATGACCATCCACCCCATGCGCCAGTCCTGGCCACGAGAGGCTTTATCGGTCCAGCCACGGAACCAGCCGGAGAGAATCTGCCAAATCATTGGGGCGAAATAGACCAACACAGCCAGCTCCGTGCCCAGCTGGATAACTGCGGTGAAGGACGCGCCGGCGTCGTTGCCCCAAAAAAGCTCGGAAACAATGCGCAGGTGACCGGAGGAACTTACCGGAAGAAACTCGGTAAGCCCCTGCACGATGGACAAAACAATGACCTGCGCCCAAGAAACAGCGTCAGTTGCGGTATTAGAAATCACCCGCTTCACACTACAGCCGCGCTGGGCTTCGAGTTTTTACAACGCGCGCTGTTAGGATTAGTAGCCGTGAAATCTCAATCTGGCTCCGCACTTATCCTTTCCAGTTTGCTGGCGCTGAGCGCCACCGCGTTGGCTGCCTGCCAGCCCGACGTGGGCGTGGGCGCCGATCCAGAGACCGCGGTCAAGGGCAATGCCACCCCAGCGGCCTCCCCGGCTAAGGCG
The nucleotide sequence above comes from Corynebacterium tuberculostearicum. Encoded proteins:
- a CDS encoding M18 family aminopeptidase; amino-acid sequence: MSYTAGFLDFIAASPSSYHASDEVSRQLREAGFEVQDEGTQWSAAPGGHVMVRGGAVAAWYVPEGADKNSGFRIVGSHTDSPGLVLKPTPDFSAAGWQQVAVEIYGGALLHTWFDRELTVAGQIVTRDGTRHLVNTGPVLRLPSLAIHLYRKDEFKPDRQHNMQPVLSVGDPEASILQVVGEKVGVAKQDIASFNLITADAARGEVFGAGEQFIAAGRMDNLSSVHASLAAMKKAAEEYQGKDILVMMAFDHEEVGSSSRYGAGGPILADVLTRTARALGANEEERFQMFSRSSCVSADAAHSVHPNYVGKHDPTHHPIIGKGPVTKINGNQRYASDATTVALWEAACEKAGVPAQRFVGNNDVPCGSTIGPITATRLGIDTVDVGVPMLSMHSAREMVGERDQVWLAQALEAYLVG
- a CDS encoding RecB family exonuclease produces the protein MATSSTPRPLALSPSRASDYKQCPLLYRFRAIDKLPEPKTIAQVKGTLVHAVLEEMHKLPRDERTYPAAVKMIKPSWAEMTAKDEELVELVPEEDTYDFFVAARELLKGYFQMENPQGFDCQETEMYVNTVLPNGVPVRGFIDRVDRAPTGEVRVVDYKTGKKPLPRYSQDAQFQMRFYALVYWRILGTIPHQLRLMYLKVLDSMFLMPNREELEYFERDLGELWAKIEADGRAGDFRPKPSKLCGWCAHQDLCPEFGGTPPQYPGWPGSAADTKD
- a CDS encoding formate--tetrahydrofolate ligase gives rise to the protein MTTQPSDVEIAQAHHVQPIAEIAAKAGIPADAVIPYGTTKAKVDITKVDYSKENQGKLVLVTGVSPTPAGEGKSTVLIGLTDALDQLGKKAIVALREPSQGPVMGIKGGAAGGGYAQIVPMEDINLHFTGDFHAITSATNTLAAIIDNHIHQGNALGIDPRRVTWQRCMDVNDRALRNVVTGLGGPAHGVPAETGFTITAASEIMAILCLATNLEDLKKRLGDITIGFTYDQRPVTARDLNAEGALTALMRDALNPNLVQTLGGVPALVHGGPFANIAHGCNSLLATHTALQFGDIVLSEAGFGSDLGGEKFVDIKARFGDLDVAGAVVVATIRSQKYNGGVAKDKLTEENLDALKAGIVNLERHVENLRKFGIKPVVALNLFWSDTEAEREFMRQWAEDFGVALEEANVWSEGGAGATTLAETLLENLQGGAKQLYDPQAGIEASIETIAREIYRADRVEYGAKALKDLKYIQDNGWDKLPVVISKTQYSFSDDASALGAPEGHTLHVRELLPRTGSGFIVVLTGNVMTMPGLPKKPAANNIDVDKQGTISGLF
- a CDS encoding anaerobic C4-dicarboxylate transporter, translated to MVIVHIVIVLAAIFLGARIGSIGIGMAGGLGVLALGLTGVPITREDIPFDVIGIIMTVIAAIAAMQRAGGMDYLVHIAEKFLRKNPKRITFYAPIVTWLMTVLAGTGHTAFSTLPVIVEVAKEGKVRPSRPLSIAVVASQMAICASPISAAVVLLASLLEPAGAGYLQVLAVVIPATFLSIFPAAWIANKFGKELEDDPVYQERKAQGLVKEPLGAENFQPQKGAKASVLVFLVAIVIVMAWATLTSEQVGLIAEPTLPRNEAIMTVMLTAATIIVMMTKIPAGDVLNTPVFKSGMSACICVLGVAWLGTSLINHYMDDIQSMAGSVIESSPWLLAVVLFFAAALLYSQAATTKALMPAALALGVSPLTAVAAFPAVSALFILPTYPTLLAAVEMDDTGSTRIGKAVFNHPFLIPGTVSIVVSVLLGYAFGLVIL
- the aspA gene encoding aspartate ammonia-lyase; translation: MAKSSKKEEKDTKSAAKDVKKKEADTSTHAAQQKVAEQKAPKNSSKKTRTETDLLGSLEVPADAYYGVHTVRAMENFQISYVTINTIPHFIRGMVQVKKAAAMANRRLHVLPKKKAEAIIWACDQILEEGRCMDQFPLDVFQGGAGTSLNMNTNEVVANLALEYLGEEKGSYDIINPNDDVNMSQSTNDAYPTGFRLGLHAAVDHLIERMDGLRAAFQVKGNEFQDILKMGRTQLQDAVPMTLGDEFKGFANNLNEEQALLRDAQRRLLEINLGATAIGTGVNTPAGYRHQVTAALSEVTGLEMKTARDLIEATSDCGAYVLLHATIKRAAMKLAKICNDLRLLSSGPRAGLAEINLPARQAGSSIMPGKVNPVIPEVVNQTCFKIFGNDHVVTMAAEAGQLQLNVMEPVIGEALFQSIRIMGNAVDALQEKCVTGITANPDVCRAYVENSIGIVTYLNPFIGHHNGDLIAKESLETGKGVKELVLEKGLLDEATLNKVLSVENLMHPEFRGQLFIDED
- the hisG gene encoding ATP phosphoribosyltransferase, with product MIKIAVPNKGTLSEAAVEILTEAGYKGRGHSKALNVVDSDNGVEFFFLRPKDIAIYVARGVLDLGITGRDLALDSKANFDEVLPLGFGGSTFRYAAPQGEEWDISQLAGRRIATSYPNLVRASLAAHGIEADVIRLDGAVEISIRLGVADVIADVVSTGTTLRQQGLAPFGEPIIESEAVVIKRTGVEVTEEEQVVLDRIQGILHARTYLMIDYNIAQSNLDAAAGITPGLTGPTVSPLAREDWVAVRAMVPKKQANQVMDRLSQLGAEAILASDLRIARF
- a CDS encoding phosphoribosyl-ATP diphosphatase, with amino-acid sequence MKNFETLFAELAEKADQRPAGSDTVAALDKGEHFIGKKIIEEAGEVWIAAEYQSDDELAEEMSQLLYWTQVMMLKRGLTPEDLYKYL
- a CDS encoding HAD family hydrolase, with amino-acid sequence MDGTLTNSEPLWAEATFYLSELLGKRLTPTQRLATVGATFDTTLGICADNAGVTLQPGDSERYRTQMFDYVKGLFARKLEIFPGIPALLQELKADGVPMMVTTNTERNVADAAITALGRQYFVDTICGDEVPAGKPAPDMYREAARRIGADPAECLVFEDSATGMRAAVDAGCAVIGLPEDNQVEIAPEITEISRLRDSRHLAGAKATDVYEWFAKISVRQ
- the mshC gene encoding cysteine--1-D-myo-inosityl 2-amino-2-deoxy-alpha-D-glucopyranoside ligase, which gives rise to MHSWPTPSFRPVPGDAAQLRLYDSANQTIAPVEVAGDTATMYVCGITPYDSTHLGHAATYLTFDLIYRAFLDAGKKVHYVQNITDVDDPLFERAERDGVDWRELGTSQIDLFRSDMELLSVFPPQDYIGAMEAVDEVVEMVQKLLDVGAAYVVDDPEHPDIYASIEATERFGYESNYSAEEMRTFFAERGGDPDRPGKKNPLDALIWRAHREGEPAWDSPFGPGRPGWHIECSAIATNRLGSTFDIQGGGSDLKFPHHEFSAAHAEAALNVERMAQFYVHTGMIGLDGVKMSKSLGNLVFVHKLVGAGEDPSAIRLGVFAGHYRDERDWSDEALDAAKRRLAAWREALAQPGSMAGAEGVVAKLRAAIANDLDTPAALAAVDEWAEADRGTDEDGAADLVRTALNSLLGVQA